Proteins encoded within one genomic window of Syntrophales bacterium:
- a CDS encoding Hsp20/alpha crystallin family protein, whose product MNEKNKKKDKAAKDEGIDIDFGFGGLFKGLTNLMDAATKLAEKGEELSKSGEIRFEGLDKIKGLKDLKGVYGVRIRTMADGSPSVQPFGNIKKTPKGPVVEEVREPIVDVFDEKTGINIIAEMPGIEEKDINIEIKGDILNISAESNDRKYQKEILLSRPAKAEDMTWSYKNGMLEIKIVNSEQ is encoded by the coding sequence GTGAATGAAAAAAATAAGAAAAAAGACAAAGCTGCAAAAGACGAGGGCATAGACATTGATTTCGGCTTTGGTGGTCTTTTCAAGGGTCTTACTAATCTGATGGATGCCGCTACGAAGTTGGCGGAAAAGGGTGAAGAGCTTTCCAAGAGCGGAGAGATCCGCTTTGAAGGTCTGGACAAGATCAAGGGACTTAAAGATCTCAAGGGTGTCTACGGGGTAAGGATACGCACCATGGCGGATGGCAGTCCTTCCGTCCAGCCCTTTGGGAACATCAAGAAAACTCCAAAGGGTCCCGTTGTTGAGGAGGTACGTGAACCCATCGTGGATGTGTTTGATGAAAAGACCGGGATAAATATAATCGCAGAGATGCCCGGTATCGAAGAAAAGGACATCAATATCGAAATCAAAGGGGATATCCTCAATATCAGCGCTGAAAGCAATGACAGGAAATACCAGAAAGAGATTCTCCTGTCCCGGCCGGCAAAGGCTGAAGATATGACCTGGTCATATAAAAACGGGATGCTGGAGATAAAGATAGTGAACAGTGAGCAGTGA